The following coding sequences lie in one Oharaeibacter diazotrophicus genomic window:
- a CDS encoding tagatose-bisphosphate aldolase: MTAMTTAERRGYQQICDADGAMMVIACDQRGGMRTLLSSDPEVQAKIGIDVLGATKADITKYLASKASCVLLDPVCAVPSVVDDGVISRDTGLLIGLDDSGFDLTPEGYRLSKLVKGVDAARVRRLGGTGGKIMVYLRSDRPEANGHNVEILKRCIADFAAEDLLLVVEFLTYKLDGEDDAAYKAKVPELVVEGSRMCLELGAKLLKIPFPGTAEACAAVTALAGDVPWAVLSAGVDHATFLGQVETAMRNGASGVIAGRSLWKDCISLDRAVTRERLTTIAVPRLEEIKAVVARFRRGGADAR; the protein is encoded by the coding sequence ATGACCGCCATGACCACCGCCGAACGGCGCGGCTACCAGCAGATCTGCGACGCCGACGGCGCCATGATGGTGATCGCCTGCGACCAGCGCGGCGGCATGCGCACGCTGCTGTCGTCCGATCCCGAGGTGCAGGCGAAGATCGGCATCGACGTTCTCGGCGCCACCAAGGCCGACATCACCAAGTACCTGGCCTCGAAGGCCTCCTGCGTGCTGCTCGATCCGGTCTGCGCCGTGCCGTCCGTGGTCGACGACGGCGTGATCTCCCGCGACACCGGCCTGCTGATCGGCCTCGACGACAGCGGCTTCGACCTGACGCCGGAGGGTTACCGACTCTCCAAGCTGGTCAAGGGCGTCGACGCCGCCCGCGTGCGCCGGCTCGGCGGCACCGGCGGCAAGATCATGGTCTACCTGCGCTCCGACCGGCCCGAGGCCAACGGCCACAACGTCGAGATCCTGAAGCGCTGCATCGCCGACTTCGCCGCCGAGGATCTGCTGCTGGTGGTCGAGTTCCTGACCTACAAGCTCGACGGCGAGGACGACGCCGCCTACAAGGCGAAGGTGCCCGAACTGGTGGTCGAGGGTTCCAGGATGTGCCTCGAACTCGGCGCCAAGCTGCTCAAGATCCCCTTCCCCGGCACCGCCGAGGCCTGCGCCGCCGTCACCGCGCTCGCCGGCGACGTGCCGTGGGCGGTGCTGTCGGCCGGCGTCGACCACGCCACCTTCCTCGGCCAGGTCGAGACCGCCATGCGCAACGGCGCCTCCGGCGTCATCGCCGGCCGCTCTCTCTGGAAGGACTGCATCTCGCTCGACCGCGCCGTGACCCGCGAGCGGCTGACCACGATCGCGGTGCCGCGCCTCGAGGAGATCAAGGCCGTGGTCGCCCGCTTCCGCCGCGGAGGCGCCGATGCACGCTGA
- a CDS encoding alpha/beta fold hydrolase codes for MTVRPFARDGLRLDLHDRGDGPALVLQHGLCGSAAAIADVADRLAGHRVLTLDCRGHGGSESGEASAFSIATFAGDVAAVIEAERLGPVALGGVSMGAAIATRLAVRRPALVRALVLVRPAWVADPNPANLSANVLVGDLLAAHPPAEARRLFEASDAARTLAAEAPDNLASLLGFFAREPIATTAALLTRISADGPGIPREDLAALAVPTLVIGTTRDAIHPMATAEALAAAIPGARLIVVHPKADDRARHAAEVAAAIADFLAALPGSATR; via the coding sequence ATGACCGTCCGACCGTTCGCACGCGACGGCCTCCGCCTCGACCTCCACGACCGCGGCGACGGCCCGGCGCTGGTGCTGCAGCACGGCCTCTGCGGCAGCGCCGCCGCCATCGCGGACGTCGCCGATCGTCTCGCCGGCCATCGCGTCCTCACCCTCGACTGCCGCGGTCACGGCGGATCCGAATCCGGCGAAGCATCGGCCTTCTCGATCGCGACCTTCGCCGGCGACGTCGCCGCCGTGATCGAGGCGGAGCGCCTCGGCCCGGTCGCGCTCGGCGGCGTCTCGATGGGCGCGGCGATCGCGACGCGGCTCGCGGTGCGCCGGCCGGCGCTGGTGCGCGCCTTGGTGCTGGTCCGGCCCGCCTGGGTCGCCGATCCGAATCCGGCGAACCTTTCCGCCAACGTGCTGGTCGGCGACCTCCTCGCCGCGCATCCGCCGGCCGAGGCGCGGCGGTTGTTCGAGGCGTCCGACGCCGCGCGGACGCTCGCCGCCGAGGCGCCGGACAACCTCGCCTCGCTCCTCGGCTTCTTCGCCCGCGAGCCAATCGCGACCACCGCGGCGCTCCTGACGCGGATCTCCGCCGACGGCCCCGGCATCCCGCGCGAGGACCTCGCCGCCCTCGCGGTGCCGACGCTGGTGATCGGCACGACCCGCGACGCGATCCACCCGATGGCGACCGCCGAGGCCCTTGCCGCCGCGATCCCCGGCGCGCGCCTGATCGTCGTCCACCCCAAGGCCGACGACCGCGCCCGCCACGCCGCCGAAGTCGCCGCCGCCATCGCCGACTTCCTCGCCGCCCTCCCCGGATCCGCCACCCGATGA
- a CDS encoding ATP-binding cassette domain-containing protein: MAATTSEPILEVRGVAKRFGGVQALKDVSMRLMPGECVALAGDNGAGKSTLIKTISGVYQPDEGEIRFAGQPVHFPTPEAARGHGIETIYQDLALADNLTIGANIFLGREPMRKILGVLPVIDRAKMAEAARETMARLDFHVNRLDAPVGRFSGGQRQAVAIGRAIYWKARVLIMDEPTAALGVPEQRKVVQLVRTLKSQGQGIIFISHNLQDIFAVADRIVVLRRGQLAGERRIAETNHDEVVKLMVGG, from the coding sequence ATGGCCGCGACCACGTCCGAACCCATCCTCGAAGTCCGCGGCGTCGCCAAGCGCTTCGGCGGCGTCCAGGCCCTCAAGGACGTCTCGATGCGGCTGATGCCGGGCGAGTGCGTCGCCCTCGCCGGCGACAACGGCGCCGGCAAGTCGACCCTGATCAAGACCATCTCCGGCGTCTACCAGCCGGACGAGGGCGAGATCCGCTTCGCCGGCCAGCCGGTCCACTTCCCGACCCCGGAGGCCGCCCGTGGCCACGGCATCGAGACGATCTACCAGGACCTCGCGCTCGCCGACAACCTGACCATCGGCGCCAACATCTTCCTCGGCCGCGAGCCGATGCGGAAGATCCTCGGCGTCCTCCCGGTGATCGACCGCGCCAAGATGGCCGAGGCCGCCCGCGAGACCATGGCCCGCCTCGACTTCCACGTGAACCGCCTCGACGCCCCGGTCGGCCGTTTCTCCGGCGGCCAGCGTCAGGCGGTGGCGATCGGCCGGGCGATCTACTGGAAGGCCCGCGTCCTGATCATGGACGAGCCGACCGCCGCCCTCGGCGTGCCCGAGCAGCGCAAGGTGGTCCAGCTCGTCAGGACGCTGAAGTCCCAGGGGCAGGGGATCATCTTCATCTCCCACAACCTCCAGGACATTTTCGCGGTCGCCGACCGCATCGTCGTGCTGCGCCGCGGCCAGCTCGCCGGCGAACGGCGGATCGCCGAGACCAACCACGACGAGGTCGTCAAGCTCATGGTCGGCGGCTGA
- a CDS encoding ROK family protein, giving the protein MRTAVGIDLGGTELRAALVAEDGRLLARRSTRTDAAGGPEAVLAQMTGLVADLDLAGARPVAVGVGAPGPLDAEAGVVTGPPTLAGWHGFPLRERLAAALGLSVAIDNDGHAAALGEWRFGAAIGRRHFVYVTVSTGIGGGVVCDGRLLRGRGGLAGHVGHMIVTDDDVVCSCGNRGCWEAVASGTAFGRQARRAAAADPAGRIAALAGTAPADARHVGTAAREGDPAALALVAEEARRLGAGIVGLIHLYSPEVVVIGGGLSALFDLFAPVIADAVATRAMPAFRDVAVVPAALGPDAGLVGAAALVLAPN; this is encoded by the coding sequence ATGCGCACGGCCGTCGGCATCGACCTCGGGGGAACGGAGCTGCGCGCCGCGCTGGTGGCCGAGGACGGTCGCCTGCTGGCGCGCCGCTCGACCCGCACCGACGCCGCCGGCGGCCCCGAGGCCGTGCTCGCCCAGATGACCGGGCTCGTCGCCGACCTCGACCTCGCCGGCGCCCGTCCGGTCGCGGTCGGCGTCGGCGCGCCGGGCCCGCTCGACGCCGAGGCCGGCGTCGTCACCGGACCGCCGACGCTCGCCGGCTGGCACGGCTTTCCCTTGCGCGAGCGCCTCGCCGCCGCCCTCGGCCTTTCGGTCGCGATCGACAACGACGGTCATGCCGCCGCCCTCGGCGAGTGGCGCTTCGGCGCCGCCATCGGCCGGCGCCACTTCGTCTACGTGACGGTCAGCACCGGCATCGGCGGCGGCGTCGTCTGCGACGGTCGGCTCTTGCGCGGCCGCGGCGGCCTTGCCGGCCACGTCGGCCACATGATCGTCACCGACGACGACGTCGTCTGCAGCTGCGGCAACCGCGGCTGCTGGGAGGCGGTCGCCTCCGGCACCGCCTTCGGCCGGCAGGCGCGTCGCGCCGCCGCCGCCGATCCCGCCGGCCGAATCGCCGCTCTCGCCGGAACCGCCCCCGCCGACGCCCGCCACGTCGGCACGGCCGCCCGCGAGGGCGACCCGGCCGCCCTCGCCCTCGTCGCCGAGGAGGCGCGCCGGCTCGGCGCCGGCATCGTCGGCCTGATCCACCTCTATTCGCCCGAGGTCGTGGTGATCGGCGGCGGCCTCTCCGCCCTGTTCGACCTGTTCGCCCCCGTGATCGCCGACGCCGTCGCGACGCGGGCGATGCCCGCCTTCCGCGACGTCGCGGTGGTGCCCGCCGCGCTCGGTCCCGACGCCGGCCTCGTCGGTGCCGCCGCCCTCGTCCTCGCCCCGAACTGA
- a CDS encoding ABC transporter permease subunit, protein MRVIAKLAQLRAWLFLAFLVVFFEVWAQVAYQTTFFGSAYNLQSITIFAVAPLLLALGSTFVIISGGIDLSIGFIMGLSAVVAAHATNLAGTAMPPFPAMLVGILAGVAVSTLPGIINGLLIAKLQVPPFIGTLGMFGVARGTAFLIAGGTTVPVSNSWFAALGNGRVLGVPTVVVVAVLFLLAMHYLLSQTRFGQHTYAIGASENAAARAGIDVSRHKQKLYLLSALCAGLGGVLYAARFTAGAAQAGEPLLLDSIAAVVIGGASLFGGSGTILGTVAGALVIAVIQYGLVFINVEPFWQFVAVGVVIIISVLVDQTQHRLGDR, encoded by the coding sequence ATGCGCGTGATCGCCAAGCTGGCGCAGCTGCGCGCCTGGCTCTTCCTCGCCTTCCTGGTCGTGTTCTTCGAGGTGTGGGCCCAGGTCGCCTACCAGACCACCTTCTTCGGCTCGGCCTACAATCTCCAGTCGATCACGATCTTCGCCGTGGCGCCGCTGCTGCTGGCGCTCGGCTCGACCTTCGTGATCATCTCCGGCGGCATCGACCTGTCGATCGGCTTCATCATGGGCCTGTCGGCCGTGGTCGCCGCCCATGCCACCAACCTCGCCGGCACCGCCATGCCGCCGTTCCCGGCCATGCTGGTCGGCATCCTCGCCGGCGTCGCGGTCTCGACCCTGCCGGGCATCATCAACGGCCTCCTGATCGCCAAGCTGCAGGTGCCGCCCTTCATCGGCACGCTCGGCATGTTCGGCGTCGCCCGCGGCACCGCCTTCCTGATCGCCGGCGGCACCACCGTGCCGGTCTCGAACTCCTGGTTCGCCGCCCTCGGCAACGGCCGCGTGCTCGGCGTGCCGACCGTGGTCGTTGTCGCCGTGCTGTTCCTGCTGGCGATGCACTACCTGTTGTCGCAGACCCGCTTCGGCCAGCACACCTACGCCATCGGCGCCAGCGAGAACGCCGCCGCCCGCGCCGGCATCGACGTCTCCCGCCACAAGCAGAAGCTCTACCTGCTGTCCGCGCTCTGCGCCGGCCTCGGCGGCGTGCTCTACGCCGCCCGCTTCACCGCCGGTGCCGCCCAGGCCGGCGAGCCCCTGCTGCTCGACTCGATCGCCGCGGTGGTGATCGGCGGCGCCAGCCTGTTCGGCGGCTCCGGCACCATCCTCGGCACCGTCGCCGGCGCGCTGGTGATCGCGGTGATCCAGTACGGCCTCGTCTTCATCAACGTCGAGCCGTTCTGGCAGTTCGTCGCGGTCGGCGTGGTCATCATCATCTCGGTGCTCGTCGACCAGACCCAGCACCGCCTCGGGGACCGCTGA
- a CDS encoding sugar phosphate isomerase/epimerase family protein: MRLGIFAKTFPGTDAATVLGAARAAGYDCVQFNMACLGLPAMPDEIPEAAAATVAAAAAATGVAIAAVSGTYNMIHPDLAVRFDGLRRLAVLASACAAIGTGMITLCTGTRDPDDQWRHHPDNDRPDAWEDLVTEMEKAAAIAERFDVDLGIEPELANVVSSAARAERLIVEVGSPRLKIVLDPANLFEVAAADVRRGLVEDAVARLGSRIAMAHAKDRRPDGAFAAAGRGVVDFPHFVATLAAAGFDGPLVTHGLDAGEAADVAAFLRPLTEARR, encoded by the coding sequence ATGCGCCTCGGTATCTTCGCCAAGACCTTCCCCGGCACCGACGCCGCGACCGTGCTCGGCGCCGCCCGCGCCGCCGGCTACGACTGCGTCCAGTTCAACATGGCCTGCCTCGGCCTGCCGGCGATGCCGGACGAGATCCCCGAGGCCGCCGCCGCCACGGTCGCCGCCGCCGCGGCCGCCACCGGCGTCGCGATCGCCGCGGTGTCCGGCACCTACAACATGATCCACCCCGACCTCGCCGTCCGCTTCGACGGCCTGCGCCGGCTCGCCGTGCTCGCCTCCGCCTGCGCGGCGATCGGCACCGGCATGATCACGCTCTGCACCGGCACACGCGATCCCGACGACCAGTGGCGCCACCACCCGGACAACGACCGTCCCGACGCCTGGGAAGACCTCGTCACCGAGATGGAGAAGGCGGCCGCGATCGCCGAGCGTTTCGACGTCGACCTCGGCATCGAGCCCGAACTCGCCAACGTGGTGTCCTCGGCCGCCCGCGCCGAGCGGCTGATCGTGGAGGTCGGTTCGCCCCGGCTGAAGATCGTCCTCGACCCCGCCAACCTGTTCGAGGTCGCCGCCGCCGACGTCCGCCGCGGCCTCGTCGAGGACGCCGTCGCCCGGCTCGGCTCCCGCATCGCCATGGCCCACGCCAAGGACCGCCGTCCCGACGGCGCCTTCGCCGCCGCCGGCCGCGGCGTCGTCGACTTCCCGCATTTCGTCGCGACCCTCGCCGCCGCCGGCTTCGACGGCCCGCTGGTCACCCACGGCCTCGACGCCGGCGAGGCTGCCGACGTCGCCGCCTTCCTGCGGCCGCTGACCGAGGCGCGGCGATGA
- a CDS encoding Gfo/Idh/MocA family protein produces MPRKDERRLRIGVLGCGPIAQAAHFESCTKARNADLFAICDVADDLRARMAATHAPAKSYADYDAMLADPEVEAVIVATSDAFHVPAALKALAAGKHVLCEKPLGVAVEEVEDLARTVARSGLVLQVGHMKRFDAGLQAAKAFVDDGMGQRLALKAWYCDSTHRYPMTDAVQPLIVTSRNARRPAGDPKADKRRYFMLAHGCHLVDVARYFAGDIVEVDARLSERFGAYCWFVDVAFADGTLGHLDLTVAVRMDWHEGFQIYGENGSILGKTFNPWYYKTSEVDIFHEADGTTRRVLGADGHFYRRQVEGFADVILDGAPMTGASAADGVASVRAMVAIARSAETRRPVRLDQVEGAV; encoded by the coding sequence ATGCCCCGCAAGGACGAACGCAGGCTGAGGATCGGCGTGCTCGGCTGCGGCCCGATCGCCCAGGCCGCCCATTTCGAGAGCTGCACCAAGGCGCGCAACGCCGACCTCTTCGCGATCTGCGACGTCGCCGACGACCTCCGCGCGCGCATGGCCGCGACCCACGCGCCGGCGAAGAGCTACGCCGACTACGATGCCATGCTGGCGGACCCCGAGGTCGAGGCGGTGATCGTCGCCACCTCCGACGCCTTCCACGTGCCGGCCGCCCTGAAGGCGCTCGCCGCCGGCAAGCACGTGCTCTGCGAGAAGCCGCTCGGCGTCGCCGTCGAGGAGGTCGAGGACCTCGCCCGCACCGTCGCGCGCTCCGGCCTCGTGCTCCAGGTCGGCCACATGAAGCGCTTCGACGCCGGCCTCCAGGCCGCCAAGGCCTTCGTCGACGACGGCATGGGCCAGCGCCTCGCCCTCAAGGCCTGGTACTGCGACAGCACCCACCGCTACCCGATGACCGACGCGGTCCAGCCGCTGATCGTGACCAGCCGGAACGCGCGCCGTCCCGCCGGCGATCCCAAGGCCGACAAGCGGCGCTACTTCATGCTGGCGCACGGCTGCCACCTCGTCGACGTCGCGCGCTATTTCGCCGGCGACATCGTCGAGGTCGACGCCCGCCTCTCCGAGCGCTTCGGAGCGTATTGCTGGTTCGTCGACGTCGCCTTCGCCGACGGCACCCTCGGCCACCTCGACCTCACCGTCGCCGTCCGCATGGACTGGCACGAGGGTTTCCAGATCTACGGCGAGAACGGCAGCATTCTCGGCAAGACCTTCAACCCCTGGTACTACAAGACCAGCGAGGTCGACATCTTCCACGAGGCCGACGGCACCACCCGCCGCGTCCTCGGCGCCGACGGCCACTTCTACCGCCGTCAGGTCGAGGGCTTCGCCGACGTGATCCTCGACGGCGCGCCGATGACCGGCGCCTCGGCCGCCGACGGCGTGGCCAGCGTGCGCGCCATGGTCGCGATCGCCCGCTCCGCCGAGACGCGTCGGCCGGTGCGCCTCGACCAGGTCGAGGGAGCGGTCTGA
- a CDS encoding ribulose-phosphate 3-epimerase yields MTRPDRLSALPKHRLLCEFSLWSADLVRLADDVARADAHADVWHVDVADGHFAPSFLFFPDQVARVRELTDKPIHVHLMVADAILLDQIDQFVDAGADLVSVHLENDAALVPALDRLDDLGVAAGVVLKWDTPVAAVAPVLPRLAFLTLLGTAIGVKGQSLSPAATGRLGEARALIAAAGRPGGTVLAADGGIRDTTVPALRAAGADTVVMGSLAFGAPDLAARIAWAHGLPGPG; encoded by the coding sequence ATGACCCGACCCGACCGCCTCTCCGCCCTGCCGAAGCACCGGCTGCTCTGCGAATTCTCGCTGTGGTCCGCCGACCTCGTCCGCCTCGCCGACGACGTCGCGCGCGCCGACGCCCACGCCGACGTCTGGCACGTCGACGTCGCCGACGGCCATTTCGCGCCGTCCTTCCTGTTCTTCCCCGATCAGGTCGCCCGCGTCCGCGAACTCACCGACAAGCCGATCCACGTCCACCTGATGGTGGCCGACGCGATCCTCCTCGACCAGATCGACCAGTTCGTCGACGCCGGCGCCGACCTCGTCAGCGTCCACCTTGAGAACGACGCCGCGCTGGTGCCGGCGCTCGACCGCCTCGACGATCTCGGCGTCGCCGCCGGCGTGGTGCTGAAGTGGGACACGCCGGTCGCGGCGGTCGCGCCCGTGCTGCCGCGGCTCGCCTTCCTGACGCTGCTCGGCACCGCCATCGGCGTGAAGGGCCAGTCGCTGTCGCCGGCCGCCACCGGCCGCCTCGGCGAGGCGCGCGCCCTGATCGCCGCCGCCGGCCGCCCCGGCGGCACCGTGCTCGCCGCCGACGGCGGCATCCGCGACACCACCGTGCCCGCGCTGCGCGCCGCCGGCGCGGACACCGTGGTGATGGGCTCGCTCGCCTTCGGAGCGCCGGACCTCGCCGCCCGGATCGCCTGGGCCCACGGCCTGCCGGGACCGGGCTGA